In Sardina pilchardus chromosome 8, fSarPil1.1, whole genome shotgun sequence, a genomic segment contains:
- the LOC134089344 gene encoding leucine-rich repeat transmembrane neuronal protein 4, whose protein sequence is WLQAAPGRVRERPCPSSCRCDGKIVYCESNAFRDVPANVSAGCQGLSLRYNSLAGLRAGQFASLAQLVWVYLDHNYIGAVDRQAFRGVRRLKELILSSNKITQLDNATFHAVPNLRNLDLSYNKLQLLQPGQFQGLRKLLSLHLRSNSLKNIPVRVFQDLRNLEFLDLGYNRLRSLTRNTFAGLLKLTELHLEHNQLSKINLSHFPRLSNLRALYLQWNRVRALTQGLTWTWTSLQKLDLSGNELQTLEPGAFRCLRNLQTLNLDSNKLTNVSQEVVDAWLSLTTVSLSSNTWECRASICPLVAWLRNFQGNKETTMICAGPKEVQGEKVMEVVENLSVCKNTPPPSVPRPSAPSERSNAGRPAVPTLSRPDDGGLAVPSPSPSPSSAAGASVPEQDFEHVSFHKIVAGSVALFLSVAVILLVVYVSWRRYPSSVKQLQQQQHSAARAKRRKKARAGAGRGPSPPLQEYYVDYKPSNSETMDMLVNGGLPGPCTYTISGSRECEV, encoded by the coding sequence TGGCTGCAGGCCGCTCCCGGCCGCGTTCGAGAGCGCCCGTGCCCCTCCAGCTGCCGCTGCGACGGCAAGATCGTCTACTGCGAGTCCAACGCCTTCCGCGACGTGCCCGCCAACGTGTCGGCGGGCTGCCAGGGCCTGTCGCTGCGCTACAACAGCCTGGCCGGCCTGCGCGCCGGTCAGTTCGCCAGCCTGGCCCAGCTGGTGTGGGTCTACCTGGACCACAACTACATCGGCGCCGTGGACCGCCAGGCCTTCCGGGGCGTCCGGCGCCTCAAGGAGCTCATCCTGTCCTCCAACAAGATCACGCAGCTGGACAACGCCACCTTCCACGCCGTGCCCAACCTGCGCAACCTGGACCTGTCCTACAacaagctgcagctgctgcagccCGGCCAGTTCCAGGGCCTGCGGAAGCTCCTGAGCCTCCACCTGCGCTCCAACTCGCTCAAGAACATCCCCGTGCGCGTCTTCCAGGACTTGCGCAACCTGGAGTTCCTGGACCTGGGCTACAACCGGCTGCGCAGCCTGACGCGCAACACCTTCGCCGGCTTGCTCAAGCTCACCGAGCTGCACCTGGAGCACAACCAGCTCTCCAAGATCAACCTCTCGCACTTCCCGCGCCTCAGCAACCTGCGCGCGCTCTACCTGCAGTGGAACCGCGTCCGCGCGCTCACCCAGGGCCTCACCTGGACGTGGACGTCGCTGCAGAAGCTGGACCTGTCCGGCAACGAGCTGCAGACGCTGGAGCCCGGCGCCTTCCGGTGCCTCCGCAACCTGCAGACGCTCAACCTGGACTCCAACAAGCTGACCAACGTCTCGCAGGAGGTGGTGGACGCCTGGCTCTCCCTCACCACCGTCAGCCTGTCCAGCAACACCTGGGAGTGCAGGGCCAGCATCTGCCCCCTGGTGGCCTGGCTGAGGAACTTCCAGGGCAACAAGGAGACCACGATGATCTGCGCCGGGCCCAAGGAGGTGCAGGGGGAgaaggtgatggaggtggtggagaacCTGAGCGTCTGCAAGAACACGCCGCCGCCCTCCGTCCCTCGGCCCTCCGCCCCCTCCGAGCGCTCCAACGCCGGACGCCCGGCCGTCCCCACGCTCTCGCGGCCGGACGACGGGGGTCTGGCGgtcccgtccccgtccccgtccccgtcctCCGCCGCCGGAGCCTCGGTCCCCGAGCAGGACTTTGAGCACGTGTCCTTCCACAAGATCGTGGCGGGCAGCGTGGCGCTCTTCCTGTCGGTGGCCGTGATCCTGCTGGTGGTCTACGTGTCGTGGCGCCGCTACCCGAGCAGTGtgaagcagctgcagcagcagcagcactcggCCGCGCGCGCCAAGCGCCGGAAAAAGGCCCGCGCCGGGGCCGGACGTGGGCCGAGCCCGCCGCTGCAGGAGTACTATGTGGACTACAAGCCCTCCAACTCGGAGACCATGGACATGCTGGTGAACGGCGGGCTGCCGGGGCCCTGCACCTACACCATCTCCGGCTCGCGCGAGTGTGAGGTATGA